The Piliocolobus tephrosceles isolate RC106 chromosome 2, ASM277652v3, whole genome shotgun sequence genome window below encodes:
- the CCR9 gene encoding C-C chemokine receptor type 9 isoform X1 — protein MTPTDFTSPIPNMADDYGSESTSSMEDYVNFNFTDFYCEKNNVRQFASHFLPPLYWLVFIVGALGNSLVILVYWYCTRVKTMTDMFLLNLAIADLLFLVTLPFWAIATADQWKFQTFMCKVVNSMYKMNFYSCVLLIMCISVDRYIAIAQAMRAHTWREKRLLYSKMVCFTIWVLAGALCIPEILYSQIKEESGIAVCTMVYPSDESTKLKSAVLTLKVILGFFLPFVVMACCYTIIIHTLIQAKKSSKHKALKVTITVLTVFVLSQFPYNCILLVQTIDAYVMFISSCAVSTNIDICFQVTQTIAFFHSCLNPVLYVFVGERFRRDLVKTLKNLGCISQAQWVSFTRREGSLKLSSMLLETTSGALSL, from the coding sequence AGCCCTATTCCTAACATGGCTGATGACTATGGCTCTGAATCCACCTCTTCCATGGAAGACTACGTTAACTTCAACTTCACTGACTTCTACTGTGAGAAAAACAATGTCAGGCAGTTTGCGAGCCATTTTCTCCCGCCCTTGTACTGGCTCGTGTTCATTGTGGGCGCCTTGGGCAACAGTCTGGTCATCCTGGTCTACTGGTACTGCACAAGAGTGAAGACCATGACCGACATGTTCCTTTTGAATTTGGCAATTGCTGACCTCCTCTTTCTTGTCACTCTTCCCTTCTGGGCCATTGCCACTGCTGACCAGTGGAAATTCCAGACCTTCATGTGCAAGGTGGTCAACAGCATGTACAAGATGAACTTCTACAGCTGTGTGTTGCTGATCATGTGCATCAGCGTGGACAGGTACATCGCTATTGCCCAGGCCATGAGAGCACACACTTGGAGGGAGAAAaggcttctgtacagcaaaatggTTTGCTTTACCATCTGGGTATTGGCAGGTGCGCTCTGCATCCCAGAAATCTTATACAGCCAAATCAAGGAGGAATCTGGCATTGCTGTCTGCACCATGGTTTACCCTAGCGATGAGAGCACCAAACTGAAGTCAGCTGTCTTGACCCTGAAGGTCATTCTGGGGTTCTTCCTCCCCTTTGTGGTCATGGCTTGCTGTTACACCATCATTATTCACACCCTGATACAAGCCAAGAAGTCGTCCAAGCACAAGGCCCTAAAAGTGACCATCACTGTCCTGACTGTCTTTGTCTTGTCTCAGTTTCCCTATAACTGCATTTTGTTGGTGCAGACCATTGACGCCTATGTCATGTTCATCTCCAGCTGTGCCGTTTCCACCAACATTGACATCTGCTTCCAGGTCACCCAGACCATCGCCTTCTTCCACAGTTGCCTGAACCCTGTTCTCTATGTTTTTGTGGGTGAGAGATTCCGTCGGGATCTTGTGAAAACCCTGAAGAACTTGGGTTGCATCAGCCAGGCCCAGTGGGTTTCATTTACAAGGAGAGAGGGAAGCTTGAAGCTGTCGTCTATGTTGCTGGAGACAACCTCAGGAGCACTCTCCCTCTGA
- the CCR9 gene encoding C-C chemokine receptor type 9 isoform X2, with amino-acid sequence MADDYGSESTSSMEDYVNFNFTDFYCEKNNVRQFASHFLPPLYWLVFIVGALGNSLVILVYWYCTRVKTMTDMFLLNLAIADLLFLVTLPFWAIATADQWKFQTFMCKVVNSMYKMNFYSCVLLIMCISVDRYIAIAQAMRAHTWREKRLLYSKMVCFTIWVLAGALCIPEILYSQIKEESGIAVCTMVYPSDESTKLKSAVLTLKVILGFFLPFVVMACCYTIIIHTLIQAKKSSKHKALKVTITVLTVFVLSQFPYNCILLVQTIDAYVMFISSCAVSTNIDICFQVTQTIAFFHSCLNPVLYVFVGERFRRDLVKTLKNLGCISQAQWVSFTRREGSLKLSSMLLETTSGALSL; translated from the coding sequence ATGGCTGATGACTATGGCTCTGAATCCACCTCTTCCATGGAAGACTACGTTAACTTCAACTTCACTGACTTCTACTGTGAGAAAAACAATGTCAGGCAGTTTGCGAGCCATTTTCTCCCGCCCTTGTACTGGCTCGTGTTCATTGTGGGCGCCTTGGGCAACAGTCTGGTCATCCTGGTCTACTGGTACTGCACAAGAGTGAAGACCATGACCGACATGTTCCTTTTGAATTTGGCAATTGCTGACCTCCTCTTTCTTGTCACTCTTCCCTTCTGGGCCATTGCCACTGCTGACCAGTGGAAATTCCAGACCTTCATGTGCAAGGTGGTCAACAGCATGTACAAGATGAACTTCTACAGCTGTGTGTTGCTGATCATGTGCATCAGCGTGGACAGGTACATCGCTATTGCCCAGGCCATGAGAGCACACACTTGGAGGGAGAAAaggcttctgtacagcaaaatggTTTGCTTTACCATCTGGGTATTGGCAGGTGCGCTCTGCATCCCAGAAATCTTATACAGCCAAATCAAGGAGGAATCTGGCATTGCTGTCTGCACCATGGTTTACCCTAGCGATGAGAGCACCAAACTGAAGTCAGCTGTCTTGACCCTGAAGGTCATTCTGGGGTTCTTCCTCCCCTTTGTGGTCATGGCTTGCTGTTACACCATCATTATTCACACCCTGATACAAGCCAAGAAGTCGTCCAAGCACAAGGCCCTAAAAGTGACCATCACTGTCCTGACTGTCTTTGTCTTGTCTCAGTTTCCCTATAACTGCATTTTGTTGGTGCAGACCATTGACGCCTATGTCATGTTCATCTCCAGCTGTGCCGTTTCCACCAACATTGACATCTGCTTCCAGGTCACCCAGACCATCGCCTTCTTCCACAGTTGCCTGAACCCTGTTCTCTATGTTTTTGTGGGTGAGAGATTCCGTCGGGATCTTGTGAAAACCCTGAAGAACTTGGGTTGCATCAGCCAGGCCCAGTGGGTTTCATTTACAAGGAGAGAGGGAAGCTTGAAGCTGTCGTCTATGTTGCTGGAGACAACCTCAGGAGCACTCTCCCTCTGA